A single region of the Lineus longissimus chromosome 14, tnLinLong1.2, whole genome shotgun sequence genome encodes:
- the LOC135498704 gene encoding zinc finger protein 770-like — protein PQKGHLLRHERIHTGEKPFHCKYCDKSFPQKGHLLRHERIHTGEKPFQCKYCEKSFSQNDYLLTHERIHTGEKPFKCKYCEKSFSDKRNILNHERVHTGEKPFRCVQCEKSFVTKQVLVKHIRKHTGEKPFQCKYCEKSFSRSESLLNHERIHTGEKPFRCVQCEKSFFSKQALLSHTHRHVHAGDEPFQLSFNCKYCHKTFKSESGLRKHKRSHNDTSVNTRKVSDASPGKDKRLKSKSGKAMKSSRSRSRCEQTDVGEDAVVLTGPSNNNNSPNGQNPVPASSATNECLISREPESEVSKLPAAVGCLDMDIKDAAAKMTVINGNETVGLGTAKRKDYEVLRLGVKRDSIDHNSNQLGNVKSQLIDMFAADQSDESVEPALTSATGQSRAELDIRSVHVTEERNVNSGAFNLPCNTSPIEQSNVKSEPCNTSPIEQTNVKSEQCDMSLQEQGYIIEVVRPCDMLGNMSPSKQASVKGGPFDAFPKEGANVKSEPVDTSPTDQVNVKSKQCDMSLQEQGYIIEVVRPCDMSGNMSPVKQADVKGEPFDAFPNEGANVKSEQCDLSLQEQGYIIQVVGPCDIYPTDQANVKGEPGINSERCDISPVEMANIKSGTSATSPVGLGDDMSQAGHVRVEQENSSGAHVAMSKIDEYIAVFDRWAEMLCENTD, from the coding sequence CCACAGAAGGGACATCTATTGCGtcatgagcgtattcacactggagaaaaaccattccattGCAAATATTGTGATAAATCATTTCCACAGAAGGGACATCTATTGCGtcatgagcgtattcacactggagaaaaaccattccagtgcaagtattgtgagaaatcattttcacagaatgaTTATCTATTAActcatgagcgtattcacacaggagaaaaaccattcaaatgcaaatattgtgagaaatcattttcagataAGAGGAATATTTTGAATCATGAACGtgttcacacaggagaaaaaccattcagatgtgtgcaatgtgagaaatcatttgtaaCTAAGCAAGTGCTTGTAAAACATATTCGTaagcacacaggagaaaaaccattccagtgcaaatattgtgagaaatcgttttcacGGAGTGAAAGTCTATTGAAtcatgagcgtattcacactggagaaaaaccgttCAGATGTGTACAATGTGAGAAGTCATTTTTCTCAAAGCAGGCTCTTCTCAGTCATACTCATCGTCATGTTCATGCAGGAGACGAACCATTCCAACTCAGCTTCaactgtaaatattgtcataaaacCTTTAAGAGTGAGTCTGGCTTACGAAAACATAAACGCAGCCACAATGATACTTCTGTTAACACTCGCAAGGTGTCTGATGCAAGTCCCGGCAAGGATAAACGGTTAAAGTCAAAAAGTGGCAAAGCTATGAAAAGTTCTCGTTCAAGGTCTCGTTGTGAACAAACTGATGTGGGAGAAGATGCAGTAGTATTAACTGGTCCTTCAAATAACAATAATTCTCCAAATGGACAAAACCCAGTCCCTGCAAGTTCTGCGACGAATGAATGTTTGATCAGCAGAGAGCCTGAGAGTGAGGTATCAAAGTTGCCTGCTGCAGTCGGGTGTTTGGACATGGATATCAAGGATGCTGCTGCAAAAATGACTGTTATCAATGGGAATGAAACTGTTGGTCTGGGTACTGCCAAAAGAAAAGATTATGAAGTTTTGCGGCTGGGTGTGAAACGAGATTCGATTGATCATAATTCTAATCAGCTTGGAAATGTTAAAAGTCAACTCATTGACATGTTTGCTGCCGACCAGTCTGATGAAAGTGTTGAACCAGCCCTCACATCTGCTACAGGGCAGTCCAGGGCTGAACTAGACATACGTTCTGTTCATGTTACAGAGGAGAGAAATGTCAACAGTGGGGCCTTCAACCtgccatgtaacacatctcctatagaacagtccaatgtcaaaagtgaaccatgtaacacatctcctatagaacagaccaatgtcaaaagtgaacaATGTGACATGTCTCTTCAAGAGCAGGGTTATATCATAGAGGTAGTGAGACCGTGTGATATGTTAGGTAACATGTCTCCTTCTAAGCAGGCGAGTGTCAAAGGTGGGCCGTTTGACGCATTTCCTAAAGAGGGGGctaatgtcaaaagtgagccagtTGACACATCTCCTACAGATCAGGTCAATGTAAAAAGTAAGCAGTGTGACATGTCTCTTCAAGAGCAGGGTTATATCATAGAGGTAGTGAGACCGTGTGATATGTCAGGTAACATGTCTCCTGTTAAGCAGGCAGATGTCAAAGGTGAGCCGTTTGACGCATTTCCTAACGAGggggccaatgtcaaaagtgagcaatGTGACTTGTCTCTTCAAGAGCAGGGATATATCATACAGGTAGTTGGACCATGTGACATATATCCTACAGATCAGGCCAATGTCAAAGGTGAACCAGGTATTAACAGCGAACGATGTGACATTTCTCCTGTAGAGATGGCCAATATTAAGAGTGGAACAAGTGCAACATCTCCTGTAGGTCTGGGGGATGACATGTCTCAAGCAGGGCATGTTAGGGTAGAGCAGGAAAACTCCAGTGGTGCACATGTCGCTATGTCCAAGATTGATGAATACATTGCAGTGTTTGATCGCTGGGCAGAAATGTTGTGTGAAAATACAGATTAG
- the LOC135498929 gene encoding zinc finger and BTB domain-containing protein 24-like, with the protein MAPKSSITCVQCEKSFSTKQGLVRHIRIHTGEKPFQCKFCDKSFPQKGNLLAHGRIHTGEKPFQCKYCEKSFSQKRHRLTHERIHTGEKPFQCKYCYKLFPQKGYLFIHERIHTEEKPFQCKYCEKSFSHKGYLVTHERIHTGEKPFQCKYCEKSFSQKGHRLTHERIHTGEKPFQCKYCYKSFLQKIHLFIHEHIHTGEKPFRCVQCEKSFFSKRALVSHSHIHAGDKPLQLSFNCKYCHKTLKSESGLQKHKRSHNDTSRNTRKVSDASPGKDKRLKSKSGKAMKSSRSRSRCEQTDVGEDAVVLTGPSNSNNSPNGQNQVPACSATNECLISREPESEVSKLPAAVGCLDMDIKDAAAKMTVIDGNETVGLGTAKSEDYQVLRLGVKRDLIDHHSNQLGNVKSELIDMFAADQSDGSDEPAHTSATGQSRAELDIRAVHVTEERNVNSGAFNLPCNTSPIEQSNVKSAPCNTSPIEQSNVKSEPCNTSPIEQTNVKSKPCNTSPIEQTNVKSEPCNTTSIEQSNVKSEPGDTSPIEQTNVKSEQCDMSLQEQGYIIEEVRPCDMLGNMSASKQSNINGEPFDAFPKEGANVKSEPIATSPIDLGDDMSQALHVRVEQENSSCAHDIDMSKIDEYIAVFDRWAEMLCENTD; encoded by the coding sequence ATGGCGCCAAAATCATCCATCACTTGTGTacaatgtgagaaatcattttcgaCGAAGCAAGGTCTTGTCAGACATATTcgcattcatacaggagaaaaaccattccagtgcaaattTTGTGATAAATCATTTCCACAGAAGGGAAATCTATTGGCTCATggacgtattcacactggagaaaaaccattccagtgcaaatattgtgagaaatcattttcacagaagagACATCGATTGACTCATGAGCGtatccacacaggagaaaaaccattccaatgcaaatattgttatAAATTATTTCCACAGAAGGgatatctattcattcatgagcgtattcacactgaagaaaaaccattccagtgcaagtattgtgagaaatcgttttcacATAAAGGATATCTAGTGActcatgagcgtattcacactggagaaaaaccattccaatgtaaatattgtgagaaatcattttcacagaagggacATCGATTGACTCATGAGCGtatccacacaggagaaaaaccattccaatgcaaatattgttatAAATCATTTCTACAGAAGATACATCTATTCATTCATGAGcatattcacactggagaaaaaccgttcagatgtgtacaatgtgagaaatcatttttctCAAAGCGGGCTCTTGTCAGTCATAGTCATATTCATGCAGGAGACAAACCATTACAACTCAGCTTCaactgtaaatattgtcataaaacCTTAAAGAGTGAGTCTGGCTTACAAAAACATAAGCGCAGCCACAATGATACTTCTCGTAATACTCGCAAGGTGTCTGATGCAAGTCCCGGCAAGGATAAACGGTTAAAGTCAAAAAGTGGCAAAGCTATGAAAAGTTCTCGTTCAAGGTCTCGTTGTGAGCAAACTGATGTGGGAGAAGATGCAGTAGTATTAACTGGTCCTTCAAATAGCAATAATTCTCCAAATGGACAAAACCAAGTCCCTGCATGTTCTGCGACGAATGAATGTTTGATCAGCAGAGAGCCTGAGAGTGAAGTATCAAAGTTGCCTGCTGCAGTCGGGTGTTTGGACATGGATATCAAGGATGCTGCTGCAAAAATGACTGTTATCGATGGGAATGAAACTGTTGGTCTGGGTACTGCCAAAAGTGAAGATTATCAAGTTTTGCGGCTGGGTGTGAAACGAGATTTGATTGATCATCATTCTAATCAGCTTggaaacgttaaaagtgaactCATTGACATGTTTGCTGCGGACCAGTCTGATGGAAGTGATGAACCAGCTCACACGTCTGCTACAGGGCAGTCCAGGGCTGAACTAGACATACGTGCTGTTCATGTTACAGAGGAGAGAAATGTCAACAGTGGGGCCTTCAACCtgccatgtaacacatctcctatagaacagtctAATGTCAAAAGTGcgccatgtaacacatctcctatagaacagtctaatgtcaaaagtgagccatgtaacacatctcctatagaacagaccaatgtcaaaagtaagccatgtaacacatctcctatagaacagaccaatgtcaaaagtgagccatgtaACACAACTTCTAtagaacagtccaatgtcaaaagtgagccaggtgacacatctcctatagaacagaccaatgtcaaaagtgagcagTGTGACATGTCTTTACAAGAGCAGGGTTATATCATAGAGGAGGTGAGACCGTGTGATATGTTAGGTAACATGTCTGCTTCTAAGCAGTCAAATATTAATGGTGAGCCATTTGACGCATTTCCTAAAGAGGGGgcaaatgtcaaaagtgagccaatTGCCACATCTCCTATAGATCTGGGGGATGACATGTCTCAAGCATTGCATGTTAGGGTAGAGCAGGAAAACTCCAGTTGTGCACATGATATTGATATGTCCAAGATTGATGAATACATTGCAGTGTTTGATCGCTGGGCAGAAATGTTGTGTGAAAATACAGATTAG
- the LOC135498703 gene encoding uncharacterized protein LOC135498703 codes for MAAKSSITCVQCDKLFSTKQSLVRHIRSHTGGKPFQCQYCGKSFSRKNSQLTHEHIHTGEKPFQCKYCEKSFPQKGHLLRHERIHTGEKPFQCKYCEKSFSQNDYLLTHERIHTGEKPFKCKYCEKSFSDKRNILNHERVHTGEKPFRCVQCEKSFVTKQVLVKHIRKHTGEKPFQCKYCEKSFSRSESLLNHERIHTGEKPFRCVQCEKSFFSKQALLSHTHRHVHAGDEPFQLSFNCKYCHKTFKSESGLRKHKRSHNDTSRNTRKVSDASPGKDKRLKSKSGKAMKSSRSRSRCEQTDVGEDAVVLTGPSNNNNSPNGQNPVPASSATNECLISREPESEVSKLPAAVGCLDMDIKDAAAKITVINGNETVGLGTAKREDYEVLRLGVKRDSIDHNSNQLGNVKSQLIDIFAADQSDGSVEPALTSATGQSRAELDIRSVHVTEERNVNSGAFNLPCNTSPIEQSNVKSEPCNTSPIEQSNVKSEPCNTSPIEQSNVKSEQCDTSPIEQSNVKSEPCNTSPIEQTNVKSKQCDMSLLVQGYIIEVVRPCDMLGNMSPSKQGKVKGEPFDAFPEEGANVKSEPCDTSPTDQVNVKSKQCDTSLQEQGYIIEVVRPCEMSGNMSPVKQADVKGEPFYAFPKEGANVKSEPCDTSPTDQVNVKSEQYDLSLQEQGYIIQVVGPCDIYPTDQANVKGEPGDMCPFEQAKVISEPDNLSPIEQVDIKSEPCDISPVEFANIKSGTSATSQIDQGDDMSQAEHVRVEQENSSGAQVDMSKIDEYIAVFDRWAEMFLLHKQFVPIYCTISVTLMDDPSWLDRWSSSAIFFYWAKKVIDGVRDLCYGSKKRTLYWPNYCAPLSTRMAPKSSITCVQCEKSFSTKQGLVRHIRIHTGEKPFQCQYCEKSFSRKRNQLTHESIHTGEKPFQCKYCEKSFSCKKNQLTHERIHTGEKPFQCKYCEKSFSRKGHRLTHERIHTGEKPFQCKFCDKSFPQKGNLLIHGRIHTGKKPFQCKYCEKSFSQKGHRLTHERIHTGEKPFQCKYCYKSFPQKGYLFIHERIHTGEKPFQCKYCEKSFSHKGYLVTHERIHTGEKPFQCKYCEKSFPQNGHLLTHERIHTGEKPFRCVQCEKSFFSKQALVSHSHVHAGDEPFQLSFNCKYCHKTLKSESGLQKHKRSHNDTSRNTRKVSDASPRKDQRLKSKSGKAMKSSRSRSRCEQTDVGEDAVILTGPSNSNNSPNGQNPVPACSATNECLISREPESEVSKLPAAVGCSDMDIKDAAAKMTVIDGNETVGLGTAKSVDYQVLRLGVKRDLIDHRSNQLGNVKNEPIHMFAADQSDESVEPALTSATGQSRVELDMRSVHVTEERNVNSAAFNLPHNTSPKEQNNVKSEPCNTTPIEQANVKTEQCDMSLQEQGYIIEVVRPCDMLWNMSPSKQASVKVEPFDAFPEEGANVKSEPCDTSPTDQVNVKSKQCDTSLQEQGYIIEVVRPCEMSGNMSPVKQADVKGEPFYAFPKEGANVKSEPCDTSPTDQVNVKSEQYDLSLQEQGYIIQVVGPCDIYPTDKANVKGEPGDMCPFEQAKVIGEPDNLSPIEQVDVKSEPCDISPVEFANIKSGTSATSPIDQGDDMSQAEHVRVEQENSSGAQVDMSKIDEYIAVFDRWAEMLCENTD; via the exons ATGGCGGCAAAATCATCCATCACTTGTGTACAATGCGACAAATTATTTTCGACGAAGCAAAGTCTTGTCAGACATATTCGCAGTCATACAGGAggaaaaccattccaatgccaatattgtgggaaatcattttcacgtaagaacagtcaattgactcatgaacatattcacactggagaaaaaccattccagtgcaagtattgtgagaaatcatttccACAGAAGGGACATCTATTGCGtcatgagcgtattcacactggagaaaaaccattccagtgcaagtattgtgagaaatcattttcacagaatgaTTATCTATTAActcatgagcgtattcacacaggagaaaaaccattcaaatgcaaatattgtgagaaatcattttcagataAGAGGAATATTTTGAATCATGAACGtgttcacacaggagaaaaaccattcagatgtgtgcaatgtgagaaatcatttgtaaCTAAGCAAGTGCTTGTAAAACATATTCGTaagcacacaggagaaaaaccattccagtgcaaatattgtgagaaatcgttttcacGGAGTGAAAGTCTATTGAAtcatgagcgtattcacactggagaaaaaccgttCAGATGTGTACAATGTGAGAAGTCATTTTTCTCAAAGCAGGCTCTTCTCAGTCATACTCATCGTCATGTTCATGCAGGAGACGAACCATTCCAACTCAGCTTCaactgtaaatattgtcataaaacCTTTAAGAGTGAGTCTGGCTTACGAAAACATAAACGCAGCCACAATGATACTTCTCGTAATACTCGCAAGGTGTCTGATGCAAGTCCCGGCAAGGATAAACGGTTAAAGTCAAAAAGTGGCAAAGCTATGAAAAGTTCTCGTTCAAGGTCTCGTTGTGAGCAAACTGATGTGGGAGAAGATGCAGTAGTATTAACTGGTCCTTCAAATAACAATAATTCTCCAAATGGACAAAACCCAGTCCCTGCAAGTTCTGCGACGAATGAATGTTTGATCAGCAGAGAGCCTGAGAGTGAGGTATCAAAGTTGCCTGCTGCAGTCGGGTGTTTGGACATGGATATCAAGGATGCTGCTGCAAAAATTACTGTTATCAATGGGAATGAAACTGTTGGTCTGGGTACTGCCAAAAGAGAAGATTATGAAGTTTTGCGGCTGGGTGTGAAACGAGATTCGATTGATCATAATTCTAATCAGCTTGGAAATGTTAAAAGTCAACTCATTGACATCTTTGCTGCCGACCAGTCTGATGGAAGTGTTGAACCAGCCCTCACATCTGCTACAGGGCAGTCCAGGGCTGAACTAGACATACGTTCTGTTCATGTTACAGAGGAGAGAAATGTCAACAGTGGGGCCTTCAACCtgccatgtaacacatctcctatagaacagtccaatgtcaaaagtgagccatgtaacacatctcctatagaacagtccaatgtcaaaagtgagccatgtaacacatctcctatagaacagtccaatgtcaaaagtgaacaGTGTgacacatctcctatagaacagtccaatgtcaaaagtgagccatgtaacacatctcctatagaacagaccaATGTCAAAAGTAAGCAGTGTGACATGTCTCTTCTAGTGCAGGGTTATATCATAGAGGTAGTGAGACCGTGTGATATGTTAGGTAACATGTCTCCTTCTAAGCAGGGAAAGGTCAAAGGTGAGCCGTTCGACGCATTTCCTGAAGAGggggccaatgtcaaaagtgagccatgtgACACATCTCCTACAGATCAGGTCAATGTAAAAAGTAAGCAGTGTGACACGTCTCTTCAAGAGCAGGGTTATATCATAGAGGTAGTGAGACCGTGTGAAATGTCAGGTAACATGTCTCCTGTTAAGCAGGCAGATGTCAAAGGTGAGCCGTTTTACGCATTTCCTAAAGAGggggccaatgtcaaaagtgagccatgtgACACATCTCCTACAGACCAGGTCAATGTAAAAAGTGAGCAATATGACTTGTCTCTTCAAGAGCAGGGATATATCATACAGGTAGTTGGACCATGTGACATATATCCTACAGATCAGGCCAATGTCAAAGGTGAACCAGGTGACATGTGTCCTTTCGAACAGGCCAAGGTGATAAGTGAGCCAGATAACTTGTCTCCTATTGAGCAGGTTGATATCAAAAGCGAACCATGTGACATTTCTCCTGTAGAGTTCGCCAATATTAAAAGTGGAACAAGTGCCACATCTCAAATAGATCAGGGGGATGACATGTCTCAAGCAGAGCATGTTAGGGTAGAGCAGGAAAACTCCAGTGGTGCACAGGTCGATATGTCCAAGATTGATGAATACATTGCAGTGTTTGATCGCTGGGCAGAAATGTT CCTTCTCCATAAACAATTTGTACCG ATATACTGTacaatctctgtgaccttgatggACGACCCCAGTTGGTTGGACAGATGGTCGAGTAGcgcaatatttttttattgggcAAAGAAGGTGATTGACGGAGTGCGAGATCTATGTTATGGTTCAAAGAAGAGGACTTTGTATTGGCCTAATTATTGTGCACCTTTGAGCACTAGGATGGCGCCAAAATCATCCATCACTTGTGTacaatgtgagaaatcattttcgaCGAAGCAAGGTCTTGTCAGACATATTcgcattcatacaggagaaaaaccattccaatgccaatattgtgagaaatcattttcacgtaAGAGGAATCAGTTGACTCATGAaagtattcacactggagaaaaaccattccaatgcaaatattgtgagaaatcattttcatgtAAGAAGAATCAGTtgactcatgaacgtattcacactggagaaaaaccattccagtgcaagtattgtgagaaatcattttcacggaAGGGACATCGATTGACTCATGAGCGtatccacacaggagaaaaaccattccagtgcaaattTTGTGATAAATCATTTCCACAGAAGGGAAATCTATTGATTCATggacgtattcacactggaaaaaaaccattccagtgcaaatattgtgagaaatcattttcacagaagggacATCGATTGACTCATGAGCGtatccacacaggagaaaaaccattccaatgcaaatattgttatAAATCATTTCCACAGAAGGgatatctattcattcatgagcgtattcacactggagaaaaaccattccagtgcaagtattgtgagaaatcgttttcacATAAAGGATATCTAGTGActcatgagcgtattcacactggagaaaaaccattccagtgcaaatattgtgagaaatcatttccACAGAATGGtcatctattgactcatgagcgtattcacactggagaaaaaccgttcagatgtgtacaatgtgagaaatcatttttctCAAAGCAAGCTCTTGTCAGTCATAGTCATGTTCATGCAGGAGACGAACCATTCCAACTCAGCTTCaactgtaaatattgtcataaaacCCTTAAGAGTGAGTCTGGCTTACAAAAACATAAGCGCAGCCACAATGATACTTCTCGTAATACTCGCAAGGTGTCTGATGCAAGTCCCCGCAAGGATCAACGGTTAAAGTCAAAAAGTGGCAAAGCTATGAAAAGTTCTCGTTCAAGGTCTCGTTGTGAGCAAACTGATGTCGGAGAAGATGCAGTAATATTAACTGGTCCTTCAAATAGCAATAATTCTCCAAATGGACAAAACCCAGTCCCTGCATGTTCTGCGACGAATGAATGTTTGATCAGCAGAGAGCCTGAGAGTGAAGTATCAAAGTTGCCTGCTGCAGTCGGGTGTTCAGACATGGATATAAAGGATGCTGCTGCAAAAATGACTGTTATCGATGGGAATGAAACTGTTGGTCTGGGTACTGCCAAAAGTGTAGATTATCAAGTTTTGCGGCTGGGTGTGAAACGAGATTTGATTGATCATCGTTCTAATCAGCTTGGAAATGTTAAAAATGAACCCATTCACATGTTTGCTGCCGACCAGTCTGATGAAAGTGTTGAACCAGCCCTCACATCTGCTACAGGGCAGTCCAGGGTTGAACTAGACATGCGTTCTGTTCATGTTACAGAGGAGAGAAATGTCAACAGTGCGGCCTTCAACCTGCCACATAACACATCTCCTAAAGAACAGaacaatgtcaaaagtgagccatgtaacacaactcctatagaacaggccaatgttAAAACTGAACAGTGTGACATGTCTCTTCAAGAGCAGGGTTATATCATAGAGGTAGTGAGACCGTGTGATATGTTATGGAACATGTCTCCTTCTAAGCAGGCGAGTGTCAAAGTTGAGCCGTTTGACGCATTTCCTGAAGAGggggccaatgtcaaaagtgagccatgtgACACATCTCCTACAGATCAGGTCAATGTAAAAAGTAAGCAGTGTGACACGTCTCTTCAAGAGCAGGGTTATATCATAGAGGTAGTGAGACCGTGTGAAATGTCAGGTAACATGTCTCCTGTTAAGCAGGCAGATGTCAAAGGTGAGCCGTTTTACGCATTTCCTAAAGAGggggccaatgtcaaaagtgagccatgtgACACATCTCCTACAGACCAGGTCAATGTAAAAAGTGAGCAATATGACTTGTCTCTTCAAGAGCAGGGATATATCATACAGGTAGTTGGACCATGTGACATATATCCTACAGATAAGGCCAATGTCAAAGGTGAACCAGGTGACATGTGTCCTTTCGAACAGGCCAAGGTGATAGGTGAGCCAGATAACTTGTCTCCTATTGAGCAGGTTGATGTCAAAAGCGAACCATGTGACATTTCTCCTGTAGAGTTCGCCAATATTAAAAGTGGAACAAGTGCCACATCTCCAATAGATCAGGGGGATGACATGTCTCAAGCAGAGCATGTTAGGGTAGAGCAGGAAAACTCCAGTGGTGCACAGGTCGATATGTCCAAGATTGATGAATACATTGCAGTGTTTGATCGCTGGGCAGAAATGTTGTGTGAAAATACAGATTAG